The genomic stretch CCCAAAAACTTTTCACTTACTACTACAGGGGGGGGGGCAGGTATACTGTTACTGGGGACTGGGGGTAAGATGGGCACTATACATTTGAATTACGATTGCAAGATATCACATCCTGCTTGTTGTGACATGGCCAAATTAAGAGGAAGGTTAGCCCACAGGCTCAAGAGCTATATGGTGCCTAGACTCACCGGACAGACCCCACATGGTGTGCTCATAAGTCCAGTAGAAGGCATCAAAGGGACTAATGCTCTAAAGAGTTTCTTCTGTTCTGTTGATGTTGACCTGCTTGAACTGCTGTCAGCTACAAGAGTAATTTCCGCTTTGCCATCAAATACCAAAGTATTCAAAATGGTTTCTATATCACCTTCAGACAGCTGAACCTGAAATGAAAATTGAATAGGCCaagttcgatatatcaatatggTCAAATTTAACTGTTAACTGTCACTGTTCTTATCCCATTAATTAATTCCCCCGGGAAATCCCAATACATCTCACATGTCATTCTGATTCAACTATTTTGTATGCAAATTATACAGAATAACATTCTGTAATTAAGATACAGAACACAAATTAACCCACTTTATTATATACTCAGGGCAATATCGCATTTCTGACTGGTCAATGACTAATGCACAAAATTAATAGCTAAGGATATACAAGGCTGCTGTGTCAAAACTTAATAGCCTGAGTCATTCGCAATATTTTATGGTCATTTGCGATATTTTGAGTTTCTCAAATTGAACTCAACTACGGCTCATGCAATTATGAGAACTTTcaaacaataaaatttaatcATGAAATGCACTCCCATTCATATGCTTTACAATACTATCACACATTGCGATAAATGGcactattaaaaactgaactacggatatcagatttccagcattttaatAGACTTACTGGCcataccaaatatggtcaagaAACGCGTCGTGCAATAAAGCAAGCTGAAACCTTTTTGCAGCTCACAGAAAAATTGGctgacaaaagccgttttggaccggaattgaccgaggcagaaatagATGCCTCGGCCGACAATACTACATCCAGGAAGACCaaagaagagttgttgatcctggagtttttaatgaAACATTCTACCTGGGCTTGCTGGATAtcaaatgattataaccaacttggCGCTATGCACCTcattggttatctatcacttcatatccagcgtgcCCTCATAGATTATCAGACATTCATTGCATCCTAGTCATTTCCTCCCATGATAGCTTTCCTGTACATGTggtattgttatatacctagactttcactcaacaaaacaagcactgtGATTGCTTGGTTCTTGGTCACATGCctctgatcaaattcaaatgtatccagACCAGTATACAATTCCACAGTTGTTGCCCACTCCAGATGTTTTGCTGcaattgttgaaggaaaagtctaaatatataacaaagcacttacaGTATAGTCCCTctggaaactagttagttttgttttcccttgagTCCTGGAGTTTCCCTCAACTTCATCTCGAGAAAACATCAGGActcttgggaaaacaaaactaactgtttccctcaggaccatacattaagtgcaTATTGATCATTAAGGGCTGCTTATAACCTCTCACATCACATGTCCGTTCACATTTTATACGCAAAATAATGCCATTGTCCAATCTGAAGCTTTCCATTGTGAATGGATTATAATTTAACCAATACAGACCCTCTGCTCTAAttttataaagcaaaagaagaaAACCCTTGTTTAAACACAGTACCTTGCTAATTCCCAGTTCAGAGATATACTTGCACACATCTTGACAGGATGAGTATGATGCATTCCTTTTAGCCAAAGGATCTACATTCATCCTTTCAGCTAGTGCTGCCTGCAAGGAGCACAATAGTAGTAGTGAGTTTTAGGCAAGGACATCTCCAGCATCCACTAAAACATTGCTTCATGATATAACTTTGCATTATCTCAAGTTCTCCCAGCTCCTTCGCATTGTATGAAATGGACAAAGATTGGTACGAACAGTCTTGAATTTGAAGATAGGGTTTGAGTATAAATGATTTGGAGTAACTGCTGATTACCCTTCCACCTTTGGTGGTATTCAGCAGAGTTCTTTGAAGAAAAATCCTGAATACAATAGATGTTATCCcactgactcctgggggttccccattgacgagtaaaatcgtctggtgttagacagagtaaaatactaagcctgGCCGGTTCAGAccagtttgggtgtcaaagggttaaaaactCTTTTCCTACTAAGagtgacagattttactctgacaAATGCCAGGCTATTTTACCGTCAATAGGGAACTCCATAAGGGAAAAAGGTTTGATCCAAttatacaataataaattattcttttgtgcCCTTACATTGTAACCTCTCTAACCCTTATGTCTAAGCACCAGTAACATTTGAACATGATGCAAACAATACATTTGAATCAGATCAACTAACTCAGTGATTTCAAGTACATGTTGTAGGTGGGGTACCTACTGGGAAGCTAGAGATGTCAACCTTCCAGGTAAATTCTAGTGGGTCGTTATGCAAATCTGTTTAGTCTATCCCTTGAAATATTAGTTGAGGTGTTCAGCTGTTGGGTTTCTGTAATATTACTTTTTTCCAGCATATACCTTTTGTTCAAGATACTTGTAACACTGCTGATTTAGTACTTCTACAAACTCAGATTCAAAGTCTTGATCACTGTACCAAGCTCCTCCAGTCACTGATACATCGGGCTCCAGGTTAAACAACATATAAACCTTCTTCCTGGAGGCCTGAAATGCATACATAAAGTGATGTCATGCATACATAATGATTAGTTCACTCCTGAAATAGGATTTAAACGgaggtgagagcacttgccttaTACCTACATGCCAGGCTTCTTTTCCTGGATCTAGCGTTTATATTAATTgcattagtataattacatagatgattaatgaaaattctctgcagTGATTGgtttgcacttgaggtgatacttcagcgataatcacctaagcagtTGACTTGACGAGGTGACAGACGGAGAAATTattgctttaaagaaaatacatatttttcaaataattaactAATATGtatgtatactaaaacaataataaattcaCTTCACCttggtgaataattgttaattaatacatAAATAATTCtctaataaaataataattaacactaattaattttattcattttcaacTGGCATAATGTGTGGAGCGAGTTTGTAGGTTCTCTGCcatgctctgagaggtttttctccagattCTTGGGTTTACCTCTTGCTCTTATCAAAACTCtaacatttaacccattgatcctTGAGAGTGGcactagattttactctgtctaacgccagacaattttactcttcaatggtGGGTGTCCTAgagcgtttgaggtgtgaatgggctAAATTTGAGATGTAGTCTCCTTTATAAATGGAGCACTTGTCGAGCTAAGCTTGATCCTGGCTTGCAGCATAGCTGATGTGTGATGATTTTGAGTTGTACAAAGTACTTACAGCTACTGATTTGACAGCTTTGATGAGCTTCTTGCTTTCTaagttctttaaaattttattgactTGGGTCATCTGAATATTGCTTTTGAATCTTATGTCCCTGATCCATATACCTGCAACACAAAAGTCAAATTCATGTTATTTTTCTATTAGCCTGCACCTAAAACACCAAACATTCATTAGCAAATTTTTCAGCGTGACTAGTTTTTTTCAACAGGGCAAGGTGAAATACAGAAGGACTCCtggaggggggtggggagagGAGTCTCTTCTTAAAGGGGTGGGGATACTAGTCATCTGGCTCaggggtgtaaatttcagaTAATGCTTAGAGTGTTCTGGGCaaaaacgccatcatatgtagccgcGAAGGTCTAATTTAGggttgcatgcgacaaaatgtaaaatatacatttaatatgttttaaatatggtctcttttaggggtcaaccCGCCCCTTGAAATGcaaatttccccccccccccccccctcttcccaCCTCTAGCTCAATGATCCCTTAAGCATTATTGCCACCCTACACCAGACCATGGCAACAAGAATTCCATGCTCTACAAACAGTGCTTGGGTTCTTGATGTCCACAGAATTTTATGAACGAGGGTtgtgagaaaaggaaaaaaaaaagcaccgtttatgaaaaaaagaaaaaaatgaaacagacCTTTCCACTTTATCCTGTGAAATTATTACACTAAtattctgggcccggttgttcgaaaggcgattaacttaatccaggattagcgtaaacttttgttttatgttttcaactttttgatgaaagtttcttttccttatttcTGTTTTCCAAGATTAACttattctaatgtaaagttttgccggaTATCAGCATTGAAAAGCATTTGGGaggagagaaataaactccttggttaatttttaacctgggattagtgttaatcagcttttgaacaaccgggccctgaaatGATTTTAGCCTCTTGAATCTATTTATACAAATTATTTCCTGAATATGAACGATgattattttttattcaaaattttaaatgctacttaattattttatttaggTAACATGATAACTTTTACCTTTATTTCCTGCTTCTTCTATTATTTGATAAACCAGTTTTTCTTGTAAATCAAATCCCTTTGTTTTTCTATCAAAGGAAACATGCAAGAGTGTAACCAAAATATGATGTAGAGATTGATTAGTACATGTAAATTTCTAAAAAAGATTGTCATAGTAAGTCTAGCCTGCATATTGTTACCCTTCCATCCCTGAACCGGCCATAgttagtattttactgtctaacaccagacaattttatttgtcaatggcGAACCCCTGGTATGTTGTCCTGGTCTGTAGGGTTCAGGGTCTGTCATGGAGGACCAGTAAATGTTCTCACCAAGACTAAATAAATTGCACTCTTTCTACGCTCAGCATCAACCTGAGCCAAAGTTTCACACCATTTACAGACCACTACTTCCCTGCCAAAGGAGGAGTTGATTTCCAAACTTGAAGTTTACCATTAGTCATTTTTAAAAGGGTCATTGAGATACATGTTACAGAACTAGGCAAATTATGGCATTGGAAACAATGACTGCTGGGAATCTATAGTCTCTTGGTTATGataataatgacaatgaaaCCTCAGTGCACAGCAAGCCTtcctgtttaaaaaaaacacttaaggCTGTGCTGGGAAGAAAGGTTAGTTGCCATCCTCGTTTTTGTTCATGTCCAGTTTCCACACAGCCAGAATTTTGTGTTCGCATACGCACCACCCGGGTCTACCTCAACACAAACCAGAAGCATAAGTAATTCCTTCGTGTCTAGAACTCACACGGCTGCTTGAGCATCTTTGTATCGGTATAAAAGCTGAGTACCGCTCTTCAGAAGTTCGATTCTACCCTGCAGAAAAGGATGCATTTTCTTGGTTAATGACTAACGCTTACGACTCTTCTTGCAGTGATCATAATATGTTGCACAATCTTCAGACACCCATGGGTTTCTTTCTTCGGTACCTACAGTAGGTATTTGgagctttttgaaaaaccaGTACAATGAAAAATCTGTATTACAACTGTTTCCTAGTAATGACTAAAGTAATCAAATAATAAGGTGTGGCATTTAACTAATCTTTTACGACTACAAGTGAACTTTAGGGGAGAAAGTTAAGTGggcatggggggggggggggggaactggGGGGCGTCTGCAACTCCTGCATTAGCTCTCTCACCCTCCCAAGGTGTGCAAAAAGTAAACTCGTCAATTCAGCCGGAAACCTTTTAAAAATTCTAGTGCGAGAGAATtcacaaaaaagggaaaataatttatatttcaaGGTTGGAAGGTAAGAAATGCGTTGTAAGGGCAAGATTCAAGACTAATTGCGCTTTACACACCATTGAGAGAAGTCTGTTTATAGCAGTGACTCTTTGTTGCGGAGGTATATTTGGCAAGTCCTGTGATATCAGCTGATCTGTTATCCCCTTTGGATTTTCTTTGCAAAGCTGAACCACTCTTTCTTCCAAATCAACGGCATCTACGGCCTCTTGCTTTATCACAACATCAGcgacggccattttgaaacCGGACTGCGGGACCGTGCTCTGAACTTAGTAACCTGACAACCTTGTGGTGAGGgattccaacatggcggctgacaCCCTAACGTCGGGAATCGGGACAAACTTCTGTATCGAGGCAGCTGGTGTGAAAGAGCGGGAAAACTGCGCGGGAACCTGTCTCACTGCCGAGCAGAGGACGAAGATGGGCGCTGTATCTGTCTTCTTCTCTACTTTTCGTTCAAAAACGTCGTCAACTCTACTTTCCTACGCTGATTTTTATTATCAAAACTGCAAgcagattgtttaattttcggAGACGTTTCTGAAGTGTTCAAAAGGCTTACGCCGcttttattttgaaaggaaattatcTCCGTTTACTTCGACATTCACTGACCTCAAGTCGATGCTTGGAAAAGAAATTACGTGGTAAGATTACACTGAGTACGGCAAACTCCTTATTACAGTGTTACTttaacacaaaacaaaagtaattatCGATGAAAATAAAACGTTTGCCAATTCGGCGAGCGGAAAATT from Montipora capricornis isolate CH-2021 chromosome 12, ASM3666992v2, whole genome shotgun sequence encodes the following:
- the LOC138027341 gene encoding DNA-directed RNA polymerase III subunit RPC6-like, with the protein product MAVADVVIKQEAVDAVDLEERVVQLCKENPKGITDQLISQDLPNIPPQQRVTAINRLLSMGRIELLKSGTQLLYRYKDAQAAVKTKGFDLQEKLVYQIIEEAGNKGIWIRDIRFKSNIQMTQVNKILKNLESKKLIKAVKSVAASRKKVYMLFNLEPDVSVTGGAWYSDQDFESEFVEVLNQQCYKYLEQKAALAERMNVDPLAKRNASYSSCQDVCKYISELGISKVQLSEGDIETILNTLVFDGKAEITLVADSSSSRSTSTEQKKLFRALVPLMPSTGLMSTPCGVCPVSDRCRDGGPISPSKCVYMKEWLSEL